The Oncorhynchus tshawytscha isolate Ot180627B linkage group LG08, Otsh_v2.0, whole genome shotgun sequence genome window below encodes:
- the LOC112256130 gene encoding protocadherin alpha-C2-like isoform X2, giving the protein MEAHRRGQPWRRYVSVFLIFSAALNVVSAVTHYTIPEEMEEGSVVANLAADLGLDVNTLSKREIRLDVVGNKKYLQINKDTGELYILEKMDRELFCPIKTASCFLKLDVTIENPIRMFNIELEIMDINDNTPHFRRDKMHVDISESTAVGERFSLNNAIDPDVGDNSVKTYHLSESNHFTLEIQTGRDGSKFADLILQTALDREQQEVHHLILTAVDGGVQARSGTANIIVRVLDTNDNAPKFDKESYNIEIMENSPIGSLVVKPNATDLDEGTNSVIVYSYSLYTSEKTHETFSLNPNNGEITVKEMINYEDFRIYDMEVIATDKGTNSLSGQCKITILVTDMNDNHPEISIKSYQSPIKEDIAVDTVIAVVSVSDKDSGENGIVDIHIADELPFALRESSDNYYELVVSEPLDREKVPEYDITFTVTDRGSPPLSDNETMTLELLDVNDNVPQFSQSFYTIPVMENNAPGALLSSLTAFDPDLHENQYLVYFIIEKEIVNTSISMLFSINPENGNLYALKTFDYEIEKEFLIHIEARDSGVPPLSSNVTVHIIIVDQNDNTPVIVSPWRVHGSVVEENIPRSTDKGSLVSKVIAIDTDSVQNSRITYQFLQVTDATLFSLDQYNGDIRTMRMFSYRDPRHQRLVVIAKDNGEPALSATVTIKLSTVETAVKAYSDMTEVPLEYDIFSDLNLYLVIGLGSVSFLLLITILVTCVLKCQKPMPSIAAPPSRNSVISDRNSTIADSTLVSNDAYWYSMFLAETRKGKLVVRQPVPKAGSRYIVSSLPRSTGLTETSDSAASTLQGSTTTGSGSSSS; this is encoded by the coding sequence ATGGAGGCGCACAGACGCGGACAGCCTTGGAGAAGGTATGTCTCggtttttcttattttctctGCTGCCCTGAACGTCGTGTCTGCCGTTACCCATTATACTATTCCCGAAGAAATGGAGGAAGGCTCCGTTGTTGCTAATTTAGCTGCTGATTTGGGACTAGATGTAAACACTTTGAGTAAACGGGAGATACGGTTAGATGTTGTTGGAAATAAGAAGTATTTGCAGATTAACAAAGACACGGGGGAGCTGTACATTTTAGAGAAGATGGATAGAGAATTGTTTTGCCCCATCAAAACGGCATCTTGCTTCCTTAAATTGGATGTTACAATTGAAAACCCAATACGAATGTTTAATATCGAACTAGAAATCATGGATATCAACGACAATACACCTCATTTTCGAAGGGATAAAATGCATGTGGATATATCGGAGTCAACTGCAGTTGGAGAGCGCTTCTCTTTGAACAATGCCATAGACCCTGATGTCGGAGACAATTCTGTTAAAACCTACCACCTGAGCGAAAGTAATCATTTTACTTTAGAAATTCAGACCGGGAGAGATGGGTCAAAGTTTGCTGATCTAATTTTGCAGACAGCTTTAGACCGCGAGCAGCAGGAGGTTCATCATCTAATACTCACCGCTGTAGATGGCGGAGTACAAGCGCGTTCGGGCACAGCCAACATAATTGTTCGAGTGCTGGATACAAACGACAACGCCCCTAAATTTGACAAAGAAAGCTACAATATAGAAATAATGGAAAACTCTCCAATCGGAAGTCTTGTGGTGAAACCGAATGCAACTGACTTAGATGAGGGAACGAATTCGGTAATAGTATATTCATATAGTTTGTATACATCAGAGAAAACACATGAAACGTTCAGTTTAAACCCTAATAACGGAGAAATAACGGTGAAAGAAATGATCAATTATGAAGACTTCAGGATCTATGATATGGAAGTCATAGCAACTGATAAGGGGACCAACTCTTTATCAGGTCAGTGTAAAATAACTATTCTAGTGACGGATATGAATGACAATCATCCTGAAATAtcaatcaaatcatatcaaagtcCCATAAAGGAGGATATAGCGGTAGACACGGTGATAGCAGTTGTCAGTGTCAGCGATAAAGATTCAGGTGAAAATGGTATTGTCGATATCCATATTGCGGATGAATTACCTTTTGCACTAAGAGAGTCTTCCGATAACTATTATGAGTTAGTAGTATCAGAACCTCTCGACCGTGAGAAGGTCCCAGAATATGACATAACTTTTACCGTAACAGACAGGGGTTCCCCTCCGCTATCTGACAATGAAACGATGACTTTAGAACTACTAGACGTTAACGACAACGTTCCACAGTTCTCCCAGTCGTTCTACACTATTCCCGTTATGGAGAATAACGCGCCTGGGGCCTTGCTAAGTTCCCTCACTGCGTTTGATCCAGACCTCCATGAAAACCAGTATCTAGTTTATTTTATCATAGAGAAGGAGATAGTGAACACCTCCATTTCCATGCTGTTTTCCATCAATCCGGAGAACGGTAATCTTTACGCACTAAAGACGTTTGACTATGAGATAGAGAAGGAGTTCCTTATCCACATTGAGGCCAGAGACTCTGGTGTTCCTCCGCTCAGCAGTAATGTGACTGTTCACATCATTATTGTTGATCAGAACGACAACACCCCGGTCATAGTCTCTCCGTGGCGCGTGCACGGCTCCGTGGTGGAGGAAAATATTCCCAGATCCACTGATAAAGGATCCCTGGTCTCCAAGGTGATAGCCATAGACACGGACTCGGTCCAGAACTCTCGGATTACATACCAGTTTCTACAGGTTACTGACGCCACCTTATTCAGTCTGGACCAATACAATGGAGATATCCGGACCATGAGAATGTTCAGTTACAGAGATCCGCGTCATCAACGGCTGGTTGTCATCGCCAAGGACAACGGGGAACCTGCTCTGTCTGCTACAGTTACCATCAAGCTGTCAACAGTGGAGACTGCCGTTAAAGCCTACTCTGACATGACTGAAGTCCCTCTAGAATATGACATCTTTTCCGACTTAAACCTGTATTTGGTGATCGGCTTGGGCTCGGTGTCCTTTCTGTTATTGATCACCATATTGGTCACATGTGTGCTGAAGTGTCAGAAACCGATGCCCAGCATAGCGGCTCCTCCCAGTAGGAACAGCGTGATCAGTGATAGGAACTCGACCATCGCAGATTCCACTCTGGTCTCCAACGATGCCTACTGGTACAGTATGTTTCTAGCAGAGACCAGGAAAGGAAAGCTGGTAGTCAGACAGCCTGTGCCCAAGGCGGGCTCCAGATACATTGTGTCCAGTTTACCAAGGAGCACCGGCCTGACAGAGACCAGCGACTCAGCAGCCTCTACCCTGCAG
- the LOC112256130 gene encoding protocadherin alpha-C2-like isoform X6, translated as MEAHRRGQPWRRYVSVFLIFSAALNVVSAVTHYTIPEEMEEGSVVANLAADLGLDVNTLSKREIRLDVVGNKKYLQINKDTGELYILEKMDRELFCPIKTASCFLKLDVTIENPIRMFNIELEIMDINDNTPHFRRDKMHVDISESTAVGERFSLNNAIDPDVGDNSVKTYHLSESNHFTLEIQTGRDGSKFADLILQTALDREQQEVHHLILTAVDGGVQARSGTANIIVRVLDTNDNAPKFDKESYNIEIMENSPIGSLVVKPNATDLDEGTNSVIVYSYSLYTSEKTHETFSLNPNNGEITVKEMINYEDFRIYDMEVIATDKGTNSLSGQCKITILVTDMNDNHPEISIKSYQSPIKEDIAVDTVIAVVSVSDKDSGENGIVDIHIADELPFALRESSDNYYELVVSEPLDREKVPEYDITFTVTDRGSPPLSDNETMTLELLDVNDNVPQFSQSFYTIPVMENNAPGALLSSLTAFDPDLHENQYLVYFIIEKEIVNTSISMLFSINPENGNLYALKTFDYEIEKEFLIHIEARDSGVPPLSSNVTVHIIIVDQNDNTPVIVSPWRVHGSVVEENIPRSTDKGSLVSKVIAIDTDSVQNSRITYQFLQVTDATLFSLDQYNGDIRTMRMFSYRDPRHQRLVVIAKDNGEPALSATVTIKLSTVETAVKAYSDMTEVPLEYDIFSDLNLYLVIGLGSVSFLLLITILVTCVLKCQKPMPSIAAPPSRNSVISDRNSTIADSTLVSNDAYWYSMFLAETRKGKLVVRQPVPKAGSRYIVSSLPRSTGLTETSDSAASTLQYPK; from the coding sequence ATGGAGGCGCACAGACGCGGACAGCCTTGGAGAAGGTATGTCTCggtttttcttattttctctGCTGCCCTGAACGTCGTGTCTGCCGTTACCCATTATACTATTCCCGAAGAAATGGAGGAAGGCTCCGTTGTTGCTAATTTAGCTGCTGATTTGGGACTAGATGTAAACACTTTGAGTAAACGGGAGATACGGTTAGATGTTGTTGGAAATAAGAAGTATTTGCAGATTAACAAAGACACGGGGGAGCTGTACATTTTAGAGAAGATGGATAGAGAATTGTTTTGCCCCATCAAAACGGCATCTTGCTTCCTTAAATTGGATGTTACAATTGAAAACCCAATACGAATGTTTAATATCGAACTAGAAATCATGGATATCAACGACAATACACCTCATTTTCGAAGGGATAAAATGCATGTGGATATATCGGAGTCAACTGCAGTTGGAGAGCGCTTCTCTTTGAACAATGCCATAGACCCTGATGTCGGAGACAATTCTGTTAAAACCTACCACCTGAGCGAAAGTAATCATTTTACTTTAGAAATTCAGACCGGGAGAGATGGGTCAAAGTTTGCTGATCTAATTTTGCAGACAGCTTTAGACCGCGAGCAGCAGGAGGTTCATCATCTAATACTCACCGCTGTAGATGGCGGAGTACAAGCGCGTTCGGGCACAGCCAACATAATTGTTCGAGTGCTGGATACAAACGACAACGCCCCTAAATTTGACAAAGAAAGCTACAATATAGAAATAATGGAAAACTCTCCAATCGGAAGTCTTGTGGTGAAACCGAATGCAACTGACTTAGATGAGGGAACGAATTCGGTAATAGTATATTCATATAGTTTGTATACATCAGAGAAAACACATGAAACGTTCAGTTTAAACCCTAATAACGGAGAAATAACGGTGAAAGAAATGATCAATTATGAAGACTTCAGGATCTATGATATGGAAGTCATAGCAACTGATAAGGGGACCAACTCTTTATCAGGTCAGTGTAAAATAACTATTCTAGTGACGGATATGAATGACAATCATCCTGAAATAtcaatcaaatcatatcaaagtcCCATAAAGGAGGATATAGCGGTAGACACGGTGATAGCAGTTGTCAGTGTCAGCGATAAAGATTCAGGTGAAAATGGTATTGTCGATATCCATATTGCGGATGAATTACCTTTTGCACTAAGAGAGTCTTCCGATAACTATTATGAGTTAGTAGTATCAGAACCTCTCGACCGTGAGAAGGTCCCAGAATATGACATAACTTTTACCGTAACAGACAGGGGTTCCCCTCCGCTATCTGACAATGAAACGATGACTTTAGAACTACTAGACGTTAACGACAACGTTCCACAGTTCTCCCAGTCGTTCTACACTATTCCCGTTATGGAGAATAACGCGCCTGGGGCCTTGCTAAGTTCCCTCACTGCGTTTGATCCAGACCTCCATGAAAACCAGTATCTAGTTTATTTTATCATAGAGAAGGAGATAGTGAACACCTCCATTTCCATGCTGTTTTCCATCAATCCGGAGAACGGTAATCTTTACGCACTAAAGACGTTTGACTATGAGATAGAGAAGGAGTTCCTTATCCACATTGAGGCCAGAGACTCTGGTGTTCCTCCGCTCAGCAGTAATGTGACTGTTCACATCATTATTGTTGATCAGAACGACAACACCCCGGTCATAGTCTCTCCGTGGCGCGTGCACGGCTCCGTGGTGGAGGAAAATATTCCCAGATCCACTGATAAAGGATCCCTGGTCTCCAAGGTGATAGCCATAGACACGGACTCGGTCCAGAACTCTCGGATTACATACCAGTTTCTACAGGTTACTGACGCCACCTTATTCAGTCTGGACCAATACAATGGAGATATCCGGACCATGAGAATGTTCAGTTACAGAGATCCGCGTCATCAACGGCTGGTTGTCATCGCCAAGGACAACGGGGAACCTGCTCTGTCTGCTACAGTTACCATCAAGCTGTCAACAGTGGAGACTGCCGTTAAAGCCTACTCTGACATGACTGAAGTCCCTCTAGAATATGACATCTTTTCCGACTTAAACCTGTATTTGGTGATCGGCTTGGGCTCGGTGTCCTTTCTGTTATTGATCACCATATTGGTCACATGTGTGCTGAAGTGTCAGAAACCGATGCCCAGCATAGCGGCTCCTCCCAGTAGGAACAGCGTGATCAGTGATAGGAACTCGACCATCGCAGATTCCACTCTGGTCTCCAACGATGCCTACTGGTACAGTATGTTTCTAGCAGAGACCAGGAAAGGAAAGCTGGTAGTCAGACAGCCTGTGCCCAAGGCGGGCTCCAGATACATTGTGTCCAGTTTACCAAGGAGCACCGGCCTGACAGAGACCAGCGACTCAGCAGCCTCTACCCTGCAG